A single genomic interval of Penaeus chinensis breed Huanghai No. 1 chromosome 23, ASM1920278v2, whole genome shotgun sequence harbors:
- the LOC125037307 gene encoding synaptogyrin-like, producing the protein MMEEGAYGGGKAGAPFDPLSFIQRPQVILRAVTWLFSVIIFGCISSQGWTKDRTGKETCLYDGDSNACNYGVGISVIAFMASIGFIVGEYFFEQMSSIKTRKHYVMADMGFSGFWSFLYFIGFCYLTNKWSSAPTPPYGVNNMQAAIAFSFFAIFPWAAAAYLAFMRYKQGADQAFAPSYEADPTNMGGYNSYPDATDPEGGYSQPPFTGQPGQPPQSGMQQAPPY; encoded by the exons atgatggaggagggagcGTACGGAGGCGGCAAGGCAGGAGCCCCTTTTGACCCTCTGTCGTTCATCCAGCGGCCCCAGGTCATCCTCAGGGCAGTGACATGG CTCTTCTCTGTTATCATTTTTGGGTGCATCTCATCACAAGGATGGACAAAAGACAGAACGGGGAAGGAAACCTGCCTGTATGATGGGGACAGCAACGCGTGCAACTATGGGGTTGGTATATCTGTCATTGCCTTCATGGCGTCAATTGGCTTCATTGTTGGGGAATACTTCTTCGAGCAGATGTCGTCAATCAAGACCAGGAAACACTATGTTATGGCTGATATGGGATTTTCCG GTTTCTGGTCATTTTTGTACTTCATTGGTTTCTGCTACCTGACCAACAAGTGGAGCAGTGCACCAACTCCTCCCTATGGTGTCAACAACATGCAAGCTGCCATTGCCTTCAGCTTCTTTGCCATCTTTCCCTGG GCTGCAGCAGCTTACCTAGCCTTCATGAGGTATAAGCAAGGGGCTGACCAGGCCTTTGCCCCAAGTTATGAAGCTGATCCAACCAACATGGGAGGCTACAACAGCTACCCTGATGCCACAGATCCTGAGGGTGGCTATTCGCAACCTCCGTTCACTGGTCAACCAGGCCAGCCACCCCAGTCAG